The following are encoded in a window of Candidatus Margulisiibacteriota bacterium genomic DNA:
- a CDS encoding DNA topoisomerase subunit B encodes MAKSKSGYDASNIKILGGIEAVRKRPSMYIGSTGKTGLHHLIYEVVDNSVDEALAGHCDKIEVAIHKDNIISVNDNGRGIPIDIHKDTKRPAAEVVLTTLHAGGKFGAGGYKVSGGLHGVGVSCVNALSEWMEVEVSRDGEIYRQKFERGNPKPEKRTKSKDAEENTGTKITFLADKEIFDEVDYDFETVGRRLQELAYLNKGLAIKFSDERGKGRSETYKYDGGVIEYVEHLNKGKDPLYKPPIFATAEKDNIFVEVAIQHSKDYYDENLFSFVNCIKTKEGGTHVVGFKSAFTRSVNNFAKRYGLLKNESETLSGDDVREGLSGVINLRIPNPQFEGQTKTKLGNGEVKGIVDSIVDEGITNYLEKNPAAGRAIVEKSLIAMRVREAARKAQELERKKSALDTATLPGKLADCTERDPAKCELFIVEGDSAGGSAKQGRDRMFQAILPLKGKILNVEKARLDKILNNDEIRAMITVIGSGVITGIKGNGNGNPEEEKDGDLSEAEFLKRLQYHKIVIMTDADVDGAHIRTLLLTFFFRYARQIVENGHLYIAQPPLYLLKKGKTQKWIYSDKELSDTMKALGKEGSSIQRYKGLGEMNPEQLWETTM; translated from the coding sequence ATGGCTAAATCAAAATCCGGCTATGACGCATCCAACATCAAAATACTCGGCGGGATAGAAGCAGTTAGAAAAAGGCCGAGCATGTACATTGGATCCACCGGGAAAACCGGCCTCCATCATTTGATCTACGAGGTGGTCGACAACAGCGTCGACGAAGCTCTGGCCGGGCACTGCGACAAAATAGAGGTTGCGATCCACAAGGACAACATTATCTCTGTTAACGACAACGGCAGGGGTATACCTATCGATATCCACAAGGACACCAAGAGGCCCGCGGCAGAGGTGGTGCTTACGACGCTTCATGCTGGAGGCAAGTTCGGAGCGGGCGGTTACAAGGTCTCGGGAGGCCTGCACGGCGTAGGGGTGTCCTGTGTTAACGCGCTGTCGGAGTGGATGGAGGTCGAGGTCTCAAGGGACGGGGAGATTTACCGGCAGAAATTTGAAAGAGGCAACCCGAAGCCGGAAAAAAGGACCAAGTCAAAGGATGCCGAAGAGAACACGGGGACAAAAATAACCTTTCTGGCCGACAAAGAGATCTTTGACGAGGTAGATTATGATTTTGAGACGGTCGGACGCAGACTGCAGGAGCTGGCCTATCTTAACAAAGGACTTGCCATAAAATTTTCGGATGAGAGAGGGAAAGGCAGGAGCGAAACATATAAATATGACGGCGGGGTAATAGAATATGTAGAGCACCTTAACAAGGGAAAGGACCCGCTTTACAAGCCCCCGATATTTGCCACGGCCGAAAAAGACAACATCTTTGTTGAGGTGGCCATCCAGCACAGCAAGGACTATTATGACGAGAACCTGTTCTCTTTTGTTAACTGCATCAAGACCAAAGAGGGCGGCACGCATGTGGTGGGTTTCAAGTCCGCGTTCACAAGGTCTGTTAATAACTTTGCAAAAAGGTACGGGCTTCTTAAGAACGAAAGCGAGACCCTTTCCGGAGACGATGTCAGGGAAGGGCTTAGCGGGGTCATAAATTTAAGGATCCCGAACCCCCAATTTGAGGGCCAGACCAAGACCAAGCTGGGCAACGGAGAGGTTAAAGGGATAGTCGATTCCATTGTGGACGAAGGCATCACCAATTATCTGGAAAAGAACCCGGCCGCGGGTAGAGCGATCGTAGAAAAATCCCTTATTGCCATGAGGGTAAGAGAAGCTGCGCGCAAGGCGCAGGAGCTGGAGAGAAAGAAAAGCGCGCTTGATACGGCAACTCTGCCGGGAAAACTCGCGGACTGCACCGAAAGGGACCCGGCCAAGTGCGAACTCTTCATAGTTGAGGGGGATTCAGCCGGAGGCTCGGCAAAACAGGGAAGGGACAGGATGTTCCAGGCCATTCTCCCGTTAAAGGGCAAGATCCTAAATGTGGAAAAGGCCAGGCTTGACAAAATACTGAACAACGACGAGATCCGGGCGATGATAACGGTTATTGGAAGCGGGGTAATAACCGGGATAAAAGGCAACGGCAACGGGAACCCGGAGGAGGAAAAGGACGGAGACCTTTCCGAAGCAGAGTTTTTGAAAAGACTGCAATATCACAAGATAGTTATCATGACGGATGCGGACGTGGACGGAGCCCACATCAGGACACTGCTGCTTACCTTCTTCTTCAGGTACGCCAGACAGATAGTAGAGAACGGGCATTTGTACATAGCCCAACCGCCGCTTTATCTTCTAAAAAAGGGCAAGACCCAGAAATGGATCTATTCCGATAAAGAACTTTCCGACACCATGAAGGCGCTCGGGAAAGAGGGCTCTTCCATACAAAGGTACAAAGGCCTTGGCGAAATGAACCCGGAACAGCTCTGGGAGACAACGATG
- a CDS encoding DUF721 domain-containing protein, translating into MENAGQILKGLIENLPAARDMIEGNRLLEMWNEVADRNDLSWPVKFSSGILFVASEDPSFAQELRMKRMQFVEEFNRRARKNIVKDVKITVCGRSKRPQGEKDG; encoded by the coding sequence ATGGAAAACGCCGGGCAGATACTGAAGGGGCTGATAGAAAACCTTCCGGCAGCCAGAGACATGATAGAGGGAAACAGGCTGCTGGAAATGTGGAACGAAGTTGCCGACAGGAACGATTTGAGCTGGCCGGTAAAGTTTTCTTCGGGGATCTTGTTCGTTGCCTCCGAAGACCCGTCTTTTGCGCAGGAACTTAGGATGAAAAGAATGCAGTTCGTCGAAGAATTCAATAGAAGGGCAAGAAAAAATATAGTTAAAGATGTCAAGATAACGGTCTGCGGCAGAAGCAAACGCCCCCAAGGAGAAAAAGATGGCTAA
- the dnaN gene encoding DNA polymerase III subunit beta, giving the protein MEINCVKEDLSAGVTAVERIVLTRSTLPIIGNVLFEAMKDGLRLSANNLEMGLEVTIPAKVKEEGSILIPAKTLGGIVSKLPSEAISIKASEKGVVKIAYKQSNVNINGLPSEEFPVLPKIKEAKTITIETRTFVDMVKQTVFSVSQSEDKYVLNGVLFETGKSSQEKDDSNIRLVATDGYRLAKRGEKIGGNPEKNSVIVPAKALVEVSRILQGKESGDLKISISNEQIAFKFKDVYMISRLIQGQFPDYKQVIPKSSEVKIEADTGLFLDAAERTAVIASGSSNIVKINTKDGKLHILANTPDVGSADEVVEAQIKGEAKAPIAFNVRLLTDVLKVIDTDKISLEFSGPVNPGIIRPMNGADYLYIIMPIRTADTTA; this is encoded by the coding sequence ATGGAAATCAACTGTGTCAAGGAAGATCTCTCTGCAGGGGTTACAGCCGTTGAAAGGATAGTTCTTACAAGAAGTACACTGCCGATAATCGGGAATGTGCTATTTGAGGCTATGAAAGACGGCCTGCGTCTGTCGGCCAACAACCTGGAAATGGGCCTCGAAGTAACCATCCCGGCAAAAGTTAAAGAGGAGGGCTCCATCCTTATCCCGGCAAAAACACTGGGAGGAATAGTTTCCAAGCTCCCCAGCGAGGCCATCAGCATAAAAGCGAGCGAAAAAGGCGTGGTAAAGATAGCTTATAAACAGTCCAATGTGAACATTAACGGGCTTCCTTCCGAAGAATTCCCGGTGCTTCCCAAGATCAAAGAGGCCAAAACAATAACCATAGAAACAAGAACCTTTGTTGACATGGTCAAACAGACGGTGTTCTCTGTATCTCAAAGCGAGGACAAATATGTCCTTAATGGTGTTTTATTTGAAACGGGAAAAAGCTCACAGGAAAAAGATGACAGCAACATAAGGCTGGTGGCAACGGACGGTTACAGATTGGCCAAAAGGGGAGAAAAAATAGGCGGAAACCCGGAAAAGAACTCGGTGATAGTGCCGGCCAAAGCCCTTGTCGAGGTCAGCCGGATACTGCAAGGCAAAGAAAGCGGAGACCTTAAGATCAGCATCTCTAACGAACAAATAGCCTTTAAATTTAAAGATGTTTATATGATCTCAAGGCTGATACAAGGGCAATTCCCGGATTATAAACAAGTTATCCCCAAGAGCAGCGAAGTTAAGATAGAGGCGGACACAGGGCTCTTTTTGGATGCCGCCGAAAGGACCGCGGTAATTGCAAGCGGAAGCTCAAACATTGTTAAGATCAACACCAAAGACGGGAAACTGCACATACTTGCGAACACACCTGATGTGGGAAGCGCCGACGAAGTGGTGGAGGCGCAGATAAAAGGCGAGGCAAAGGCCCCGATAGCTTTCAATGTCAGACTTCTCACGGATGTGCTTAAGGTTATTGATACGGACAAGATAAGCCTGGAATTTTCGGGGCCCGTTAATCCGGGAATAATCAGGCCGATGAACGGCGCCGACTATCTGTACATTATTATGCCAATCAGAACAGCTGATACGACCGCGTAA
- the dnaA gene encoding chromosomal replication initiator protein DnaA, whose protein sequence is MIEIPDVGSYWKDILGTLEKTLSKPIFETISTSTRPVAIESGTLVLAVPNVFSQDWLYEKKCDASILSAIKSSGNSKIQAIKFIVIPREKEDIPEEREREKKLAAASSSRPEASFLNPRYTFDNFVVGHGNRFAHAASLAVSEAPGKAYNPLFLYGGVGLGKTHLMQAIGHHILKTRPKTKVVYVTSEKFTNEVIDSIRFDKMDSFRNKYRSADLIMVDDIQFISGKERTTEEFFHTFNALYESSKQIIISNDRPPKEIPDIEERLRNRFEWGLIADVQPPDFETRIAILKKKAEIEEVSVPDEVLSLVATKITTNIRELEGALTRLLAHSAIESRELTPAVAEEVLRNIFSPSRSKPQITIDAIKRATALYYSLKLEDMSAKTRTKEIATARQVAMYLSKELTSSSLNKIGGAFGGRDHTTVIHACEKIKELIKEDKEISSAVSTISSKIKAGVD, encoded by the coding sequence ATGATAGAAATCCCTGATGTCGGCTCGTACTGGAAAGACATACTTGGAACGCTGGAAAAAACACTAAGCAAGCCGATATTTGAGACGATCTCAACTTCCACAAGGCCGGTCGCTATAGAGAGCGGGACGCTGGTCCTTGCCGTTCCCAATGTTTTTTCCCAGGACTGGCTGTACGAAAAAAAATGCGATGCCTCTATCCTGTCCGCCATCAAAAGTTCCGGCAATTCCAAGATACAGGCTATTAAGTTCATAGTAATTCCCAGGGAAAAAGAGGACATCCCCGAAGAAAGAGAGAGAGAAAAAAAGCTGGCTGCAGCCAGCTCCTCGCGCCCGGAGGCGTCTTTCCTTAACCCAAGGTATACCTTTGACAATTTTGTCGTGGGACATGGCAACAGATTCGCGCACGCCGCCTCTCTTGCTGTTTCCGAAGCGCCGGGCAAGGCGTACAATCCGCTTTTCCTCTACGGAGGGGTGGGGCTGGGCAAGACCCATCTTATGCAAGCGATAGGGCACCACATACTAAAGACCCGCCCAAAGACCAAGGTCGTGTATGTCACTTCGGAAAAGTTCACTAACGAGGTCATCGATTCCATCAGGTTCGACAAAATGGACTCCTTCAGGAACAAATACAGAAGCGCGGACCTGATCATGGTCGATGATATCCAGTTCATTTCGGGGAAAGAAAGGACCACCGAGGAATTTTTTCACACTTTTAATGCGCTGTACGAATCATCCAAACAGATCATAATAAGCAACGACAGGCCCCCGAAAGAGATCCCGGACATAGAAGAAAGGCTGAGAAACCGTTTTGAATGGGGGCTTATAGCCGATGTACAGCCTCCGGACTTTGAGACCCGCATAGCCATACTCAAGAAAAAGGCCGAGATAGAGGAGGTGTCGGTCCCGGACGAGGTTCTTTCGCTGGTAGCCACCAAAATAACCACCAACATCAGGGAGCTCGAAGGGGCGCTCACCAGGCTTCTTGCCCACAGCGCGATAGAAAGCCGCGAGCTCACGCCTGCGGTAGCCGAAGAAGTTTTAAGGAACATTTTTTCGCCGTCGCGATCAAAACCGCAGATAACTATTGATGCCATAAAAAGGGCAACGGCGCTATATTATTCCCTTAAACTTGAGGACATGTCGGCAAAAACCAGGACCAAGGAGATCGCAACTGCGCGGCAGGTAGCCATGTACCTTTCAAAAGAGCTGACCAGCTCTTCTCTTAATAAGATCGGGGGCGCTTTTGGCGGCAGGGACCACACGACCGTTATCCATGCATGCGAAAAGATCAAAGAATTGATCAAAGAAGACAAAGAGATCTCTTCGGCGGTAAGTACGATCTCATCAAAGATCAAGGCCGGCGTTGATTAG
- the rpmH gene encoding 50S ribosomal protein L34, protein MTKRTYKPSKRHRKNVHGFRKRNSSHFGKRVLKSRRRKGRHRIAVK, encoded by the coding sequence ATGACCAAGAGAACATATAAGCCGAGCAAAAGGCACAGAAAGAATGTCCACGGCTTCAGAAAAAGGAACTCGAGCCACTTCGGGAAAAGGGTTCTTAAATCCCGAAGGAGGAAAGGCCGCCACAGGATCGCGGTCAAATAA
- the yidD gene encoding membrane protein insertion efficiency factor YidD codes for MKRIIIILIRLYQKAVSPLSPPACRFYPTCSDYCICAITKYGLIRGIIMGTGRLLRCNQFFKGGFDPVK; via the coding sequence TTGAAAAGAATAATTATTATATTGATCAGGCTTTATCAAAAGGCGGTCTCTCCCCTATCCCCGCCCGCATGCAGGTTCTATCCCACATGCTCGGACTATTGTATCTGCGCAATAACAAAATATGGCCTAATTAGGGGAATAATTATGGGCACTGGCCGTTTGCTGAGGTGCAATCAATTCTTTAAAGGAGGCTTTGACCCGGTAAAATAG
- a CDS encoding YidC/Oxa1 family membrane protein insertase, which produces MQIFIDITLKTLGFFYAIGFHNYGVAIILLTIAIKVALYPLTLQSTKQMAAMQKLQPKFEELKKKHKDSPDKFQKETMELYKKHGVNPLGGCLPLLLQMPVFIALFMALTSQNFKDMLAVSQGAASFLWLSDISVKDPTFIFPVLIGLTTYWSQKTMPQSAGQDQMKHVMLIMPFFIAFISIEFAAGVQLYWIVQNILTVAQQMYITSKHGKV; this is translated from the coding sequence ATGCAAATATTTATTGATATTACGCTAAAAACTCTGGGATTCTTTTATGCCATTGGGTTCCACAATTATGGTGTTGCGATCATACTTTTGACGATAGCCATCAAAGTCGCGCTCTACCCTCTTACGCTTCAATCAACAAAGCAGATGGCTGCGATGCAAAAGCTTCAACCAAAATTTGAAGAGCTCAAGAAGAAGCATAAGGACAGCCCGGATAAATTCCAAAAAGAAACGATGGAGCTCTATAAAAAGCACGGCGTCAATCCCCTAGGAGGCTGCCTGCCACTTCTGCTTCAAATGCCGGTGTTCATAGCTTTATTTATGGCTTTAACAAGCCAAAATTTTAAGGATATGCTTGCTGTTTCCCAGGGGGCTGCCTCTTTCTTGTGGTTGAGCGATATTTCTGTTAAAGACCCAACATTTATTTTCCCGGTCTTGATAGGCCTTACTACATATTGGTCGCAAAAGACAATGCCGCAGAGTGCCGGACAGGACCAGATGAAGCATGTCATGCTAATAATGCCTTTCTTTATAGCCTTTATCAGCATAGAATTTGCGGCAGGGGTGCAGCTATATTGGATCGTTCAGAATATCCTGACCGTTGCCCAGCAGATGTACATAACCTCGAAGCACGGTAAGGTATAA
- the jag gene encoding RNA-binding cell elongation regulator Jag/EloR — protein sequence MAGKVRMKGRTTEEAVKAALEVLKASRDDVEIRIISEGEAGVLGVFGGKEAEVEVFQRLTPEEEAKGVLQDILDKAGFIANVYVEDTKNAEDTICLEIKGDEIPRMIGKEGQTLDALQYITSIIANKGKEQRKRVLVEAGGYRKKQESRTEKIAKESIEEALISGKEVILPAMTARERRIIHLAVKQNSKLTSYSTGEKGERRVVIAPNK from the coding sequence ATGGCAGGGAAAGTACGGATGAAGGGACGCACCACGGAGGAGGCCGTTAAAGCCGCGCTGGAGGTGTTGAAAGCATCAAGGGATGATGTCGAAATCAGGATAATATCCGAAGGAGAAGCCGGCGTTTTAGGCGTATTTGGCGGGAAAGAGGCCGAGGTGGAGGTTTTTCAGCGCCTGACCCCGGAAGAAGAGGCAAAAGGAGTGCTCCAGGATATTTTGGACAAAGCAGGCTTTATCGCAAATGTTTATGTTGAAGACACAAAGAATGCCGAGGATACCATATGTCTTGAGATAAAAGGGGACGAGATCCCAAGAATGATTGGGAAAGAAGGGCAAACCTTGGACGCGCTACAGTATATTACATCAATTATTGCCAACAAGGGCAAGGAACAAAGGAAAAGAGTTTTAGTGGAGGCCGGAGGCTATAGAAAGAAGCAGGAAAGCCGTACCGAAAAGATCGCCAAGGAGTCCATCGAGGAGGCCCTGATATCAGGAAAAGAAGTCATCCTGCCAGCCATGACCGCCAGAGAAAGAAGGATAATCCATCTTGCGGTCAAACAGAACAGCAAACTAACTTCATATAGTACCGGAGAAAAGGGCGAAAGAAGGGTGGTCATAGCCCCAAATAAGTAG